The following coding sequences are from one Pseudomonas mendocina window:
- a CDS encoding PAS domain S-box protein: MKSLLSSFFVLLMLGVSTCWADTTRVPLRPAFDGEQRAWLQAHPVLRVGLVLQAPWVQRGRDRQLTGANVELMERLLEGMGVSPDWHIYPTLEALEQAALAGEVDLAPGLQQTPAGLRIWHYSMPYMRVPHLVVGERSGGGAVDIDQLPLEQLVAVRAPSQAAEYLGRTHTNLRLHLVPSERAALQQVLSQEASYAVLDEASLSLLLRESRFSILSIVGDIGLPQLLRLATRRDQPTLSAIVDRTLKALPARELEELREAWMPLRYPQSSDFVGFWKTLTLFLGLLLLIGATALYRQRQQTRQLERELLAARGEFDRHRQAAESLRLSQFSIDNSTVGILWVNWDSHLRYANRAAERMLGYDAGELVDKPLGLLEPGLDMDRWLRLWKRVREQDAGSPSFEIDCLRADGSRMPADVSLSFLRYRQAEYLVVFLSDVTERRRARAALEESEARFKGIAGNVPGLVFRLERAGPGQAVNFAYISEASQEMVGWPARELQREDRGIRSLVHPQDLASYLNSQTLALESESDWDWQGRIQTHQGLVRWADIRSTARPLGNGRVVWDGILWDITENKLAELALADSRARLRELSAHLESVREEEKARIAREVHDELGQVLTVLKLETAMCELVCAGQVPALDERLASMKRLIAQLFQLVRDVATALRPPILDAGIASAIEWQVRRFEERTQIPCLVEVPEHLPRLPDAQAIGLFRILQEALTNVMRHAGAHSVEVRLWQEQSTLCLAVADDGKGFDPSQRKAGQSFGLVGMQERMLMLGGELRIDSQPGEGTTLYARVVLDEEESA, from the coding sequence ATGAAGTCCCTCCTGTCCTCCTTTTTCGTCCTGCTGATGCTGGGCGTTTCTACTTGCTGGGCGGATACCACGCGTGTGCCGCTGCGCCCGGCCTTCGATGGCGAGCAGCGTGCCTGGCTCCAGGCGCATCCGGTGTTGCGGGTAGGGCTCGTGCTGCAGGCGCCTTGGGTGCAGCGTGGGCGGGATCGACAACTGACCGGCGCCAATGTCGAGCTGATGGAGCGTCTGCTGGAGGGCATGGGCGTCAGCCCGGATTGGCACATCTATCCAACCCTTGAGGCGCTGGAGCAAGCCGCTCTGGCTGGCGAAGTGGATCTTGCTCCAGGCCTTCAGCAGACGCCGGCCGGCCTGCGTATCTGGCACTACTCCATGCCATATATGCGTGTCCCGCATCTGGTTGTGGGCGAGCGCAGCGGCGGCGGTGCGGTGGATATCGATCAACTCCCCCTGGAGCAGCTGGTGGCCGTACGTGCGCCGAGCCAGGCGGCGGAGTACCTGGGACGAACCCACACCAATCTGCGTTTGCATCTGGTGCCCTCCGAGCGTGCGGCGTTGCAGCAGGTGTTGAGCCAGGAAGCCAGCTATGCGGTGCTGGATGAAGCCAGCCTCAGCCTGCTGCTGCGCGAATCGCGTTTCTCCATTCTCAGCATCGTCGGCGATATTGGTCTGCCGCAGCTGTTGCGCCTGGCGACCCGCCGTGATCAGCCGACCTTATCCGCCATCGTCGACCGAACCCTGAAAGCATTGCCTGCGCGCGAGCTGGAGGAATTACGTGAAGCCTGGATGCCACTGCGCTATCCGCAGTCCAGCGACTTCGTCGGCTTCTGGAAAACCCTGACCCTGTTCCTCGGCCTGTTGCTGCTGATCGGTGCAACCGCCCTTTATCGCCAGCGCCAGCAGACCCGCCAGCTGGAGCGTGAGTTGCTGGCTGCGCGTGGTGAGTTCGACCGCCACCGTCAGGCGGCAGAGTCGTTGCGCCTGAGTCAGTTCTCCATCGACAACAGCACGGTGGGGATTCTCTGGGTCAATTGGGATAGTCACCTGCGTTACGCCAACCGTGCGGCCGAACGCATGCTCGGTTATGACGCGGGTGAACTGGTGGACAAGCCGCTGGGGCTGCTCGAGCCCGGACTCGATATGGATCGCTGGTTGCGCCTGTGGAAGCGCGTGCGCGAGCAGGACGCGGGCTCGCCGAGTTTCGAAATCGACTGCCTGCGTGCCGACGGTAGTCGCATGCCGGCGGATGTGTCGCTGAGCTTTCTGCGTTATCGCCAGGCCGAGTATCTGGTGGTGTTTCTCAGCGATGTGACCGAGCGCCGTCGGGCGCGTGCGGCGCTGGAGGAAAGCGAGGCGCGCTTCAAGGGCATCGCCGGCAACGTCCCCGGGCTGGTGTTCCGCCTGGAGCGTGCCGGGCCGGGGCAGGCGGTCAACTTCGCCTACATCAGCGAAGCCAGTCAGGAGATGGTCGGCTGGCCGGCGCGCGAGCTGCAGCGCGAGGATCGCGGCATTCGCAGCCTGGTGCATCCGCAGGATCTGGCCAGTTATCTGAACAGCCAGACGCTGGCGCTGGAAAGCGAGAGTGACTGGGACTGGCAAGGCCGTATCCAGACGCATCAGGGCCTGGTGCGTTGGGCTGACATTCGCTCGACCGCGCGACCGTTGGGCAATGGGCGGGTGGTCTGGGACGGCATTCTCTGGGATATCACCGAGAACAAGTTGGCGGAGTTGGCCCTGGCTGATTCCCGCGCGCGTCTGCGTGAACTGTCCGCGCACCTGGAGAGCGTGCGCGAAGAGGAAAAGGCGCGCATCGCCCGTGAAGTGCATGACGAGTTGGGTCAGGTGCTCACCGTGCTCAAGCTGGAAACCGCGATGTGCGAGCTGGTCTGCGCGGGGCAGGTTCCGGCGCTGGATGAGCGCCTGGCGAGCATGAAGCGGTTGATCGCTCAACTGTTCCAACTGGTGCGTGATGTCGCCACCGCTTTGCGTCCGCCAATTCTCGATGCCGGCATCGCCTCGGCCATCGAGTGGCAAGTGCGGCGTTTTGAAGAACGCACGCAAATTCCCTGTCTGGTCGAGGTGCCTGAACATCTGCCGCGCCTGCCGGATGCCCAGGCCATCGGTCTGTTCCGCATCCTGCAGGAGGCGTTGACCAACGTGATGCGTCACGCCGGTGCGCATAGCGTCGAGGTACGCCTGTGGCAGGAGCAGAGCACGCTGTGCCTGGCAGTGGCCGACGATGGCAAGGGGTTCGATCCGTCCCAGCGCAAAGCAGGGCAGTCGTTCGGTTTGGTCGGCATGCAGGAGCGCATGCTCATGCTGGGTGGCGAGTTGCGGATTGACAGTCAGCCGGGCGAGGGCACTACCCTTTACGCACGGGTGGTTCTGGATGAGGAGGAGAGCGCGTGA
- a CDS encoding response regulator transcription factor has product MIRVLVAEDHTIVREGIKQLIGMARDLEVAGEACNGEQLLDVLRRTPCDVVLLDISMPGVNGLEAIPRIRALSTPPAILVLSMHDEAQMAARALKVGAAGYATKDSDPALLITAIRKVASGGRYIDPALADRMVFEVGLTDSRPPHAQLSEREFSVFERLVRGEGVNDIALHLAISNKTVSTHKARLMQKLGTHSMADLVRYAMEHRLL; this is encoded by the coding sequence GTGATTCGGGTACTGGTGGCTGAGGATCACACAATCGTGCGGGAAGGCATCAAGCAGCTGATCGGCATGGCACGCGATCTCGAAGTGGCGGGTGAAGCCTGCAATGGCGAGCAACTGCTCGACGTGTTGCGCCGCACACCGTGCGATGTGGTGCTGCTGGATATCTCCATGCCCGGCGTCAACGGCCTGGAGGCCATTCCGCGTATCCGGGCGCTGAGTACGCCGCCGGCGATTCTGGTACTGTCGATGCATGACGAGGCGCAGATGGCGGCGCGGGCGCTCAAGGTCGGTGCGGCTGGCTATGCCACCAAGGACAGTGACCCGGCGCTATTGATCACGGCGATTCGCAAGGTGGCCTCCGGCGGGCGTTATATCGACCCGGCGTTAGCCGATCGCATGGTGTTCGAGGTCGGCCTGACCGATTCAAGGCCGCCGCATGCACAGCTTTCCGAACGCGAGTTCTCGGTGTTCGAGCGTCTGGTGCGTGGTGAGGGGGTCAACGATATCGCCCTGCACCTGGCCATCAGCAACAAGACCGTGAGCACCCACAAGGCGCGTCTGATGCAGAAGCTCGGTACGCACTCGATGGCCGATCTGGTGCGTTACGCCATGGAGCATCGGTTGCTGTAG
- a CDS encoding methyl-accepting chemotaxis protein, which translates to MLANLTIRTRLALLVIAPLLVLLAVIMIASINTQRINENMEHLFVDRMTPISQLKTVSDSYAVSMVDTLHKYRAGLVDEARLQRDFDKALQQGNKAWDEYRATKLTESERALVNEVDGALRIVRTVSEGFVRSVADGSLRSMDAQRFNTSLYGAFDPLGTKLSELIDLQLSEGKVIYVDANAQYHTMINTFLVIGTLSLIGLLVAALLISLSIIRPLSGLRSLISAVQQTSNLTLRADVLGRDEVADTARAFNSLIDHQRALILELSATATQLSSSSEEMNAISAQVSQTATLQGDQTHMVAAAVHEMSMAIQEVANNALATAASATDANRQAVQGGDLVHASVESIESVSLSIAKAGEVIDKLHTQSDEISKVLGVIQSIAAQTNLLALNAAIEAARAGEAGRGFAVVADEVRGLASNTQTATESIRSMIEALQGGAQAAVEAMQQSREHVHGCVQQAKDAGNALISITSAVQVIASGNEQISTATEEQTAVANEISQNVNQLNGSIAEVVNGAQQSLAASRDLAQMASRLQQQTQHFVV; encoded by the coding sequence ATGCTCGCTAATTTGACCATTCGCACCCGTTTGGCCTTGCTCGTTATCGCCCCTCTTCTGGTGCTTCTGGCAGTCATCATGATTGCCTCGATAAACACCCAGCGCATCAACGAAAACATGGAGCACCTATTCGTCGACAGAATGACGCCGATCAGTCAGTTGAAAACTGTGTCTGACAGCTACGCGGTCAGTATGGTCGACACACTCCACAAATATCGCGCCGGTCTCGTTGACGAGGCGAGACTACAGCGCGATTTCGATAAGGCGCTGCAGCAGGGCAACAAAGCCTGGGATGAGTACCGTGCAACCAAGCTGACGGAAAGTGAGCGCGCGCTCGTCAATGAGGTGGACGGTGCATTGCGGATCGTACGAACGGTCTCTGAGGGGTTTGTCCGCTCCGTCGCCGATGGCAGCTTGCGCAGCATGGATGCCCAGCGCTTCAACACCAGCCTTTATGGCGCCTTTGATCCGCTGGGCACCAAACTGTCCGAGTTGATCGACCTGCAACTGAGCGAAGGTAAGGTCATTTATGTGGACGCCAACGCCCAGTACCACACGATGATCAACACTTTTCTGGTGATTGGCACCCTGTCGCTGATCGGCCTGCTGGTCGCGGCACTGCTGATCAGCCTCTCGATCATTCGCCCTTTGTCCGGGCTACGCAGCCTGATCAGCGCGGTTCAGCAGACGTCGAATCTCACCCTGCGCGCCGACGTGCTCGGTCGGGATGAGGTGGCCGATACGGCGCGTGCCTTTAACTCGCTGATCGACCATCAGCGTGCGCTGATTCTCGAGCTGTCGGCCACGGCCACCCAGCTCTCCAGCTCATCCGAGGAAATGAACGCAATCAGCGCCCAGGTCAGTCAGACGGCAACCCTGCAGGGCGATCAGACCCACATGGTCGCGGCAGCCGTGCACGAGATGAGCATGGCGATTCAGGAAGTCGCGAACAATGCGTTGGCAACCGCAGCCAGCGCCACCGACGCCAACCGGCAGGCGGTGCAAGGTGGTGACCTGGTTCACGCCAGCGTGGAATCCATCGAGAGCGTTTCCTTGTCGATCGCCAAGGCGGGCGAAGTCATCGACAAGCTGCATACGCAGAGTGATGAAATCAGCAAGGTGCTCGGGGTGATTCAAAGCATAGCAGCGCAGACCAATTTGCTAGCCCTGAACGCTGCGATCGAGGCGGCACGTGCTGGCGAAGCTGGGCGAGGCTTCGCGGTGGTAGCCGATGAGGTTCGCGGGCTAGCCAGCAACACCCAGACGGCGACCGAATCGATCAGGAGCATGATCGAAGCGCTGCAAGGTGGTGCCCAGGCGGCAGTGGAGGCCATGCAGCAGTCGCGCGAACATGTCCACGGTTGCGTGCAGCAAGCCAAGGACGCAGGCAATGCGTTGATCTCCATCACCAGTGCTGTTCAGGTCATTGCCTCTGGTAACGAGCAGATTTCCACGGCCACCGAAGAGCAGACCGCCGTCGCCAACGAGATTAGCCAGAACGTCAACCAGCTCAACGGCAGCATCGCCGAAGTGGTCAACGGGGCGCAGCAAAGCCTCGCAGCCAGCCGCGATCTTGCCCAGATGGCAAGCCGTCTGCAGCAGCAAACCCAACACTTCGTGGTGTAG
- a CDS encoding alpha/beta hydrolase family protein, with protein MRSTLYAMFGFCLLAWTTAWAQEPTSSADAASPGTSESPATTERPALPERSVNEALALEQRLDKREQQTLQAKDEGFLALWLPANVGEPSGAVILLPGDVENADGAAAAGPLRRKLPDAGWHSLSLTLPDPDGDPLPLRSAAADNTPSEGAPAADTSTTSTGGAAPAEPQSTTTEISPEQRRQAHSERVMARIDAAIAFASQQQAKEIVLLGHGSGAYWAARYLSERKPDNIHNLLIVAAEVPAGFAPPLDELVPQLPVATGDFYYKDQPSDRNAALKRLQASKRAKLPTYIQVAMKALPGNLDVQEEQLFRRLRGWLKLHIHAAG; from the coding sequence ATGCGCTCGACCTTATATGCAATGTTCGGATTCTGCCTGCTCGCCTGGACGACCGCCTGGGCACAGGAGCCCACGAGCAGCGCGGATGCCGCCTCGCCAGGCACCAGCGAGTCGCCTGCAACGACGGAGCGCCCGGCTTTACCCGAGCGCAGCGTCAACGAAGCGCTAGCGCTGGAGCAACGCCTGGACAAACGTGAACAACAGACGTTGCAAGCCAAGGATGAGGGCTTCCTCGCGCTCTGGTTGCCAGCCAATGTGGGTGAGCCCAGCGGCGCCGTGATCCTGCTGCCTGGCGACGTCGAGAATGCCGACGGTGCCGCGGCCGCCGGCCCACTGCGACGCAAGCTGCCCGACGCCGGCTGGCACAGCCTGAGCCTGACGCTGCCGGATCCGGACGGCGACCCACTGCCCCTGCGCAGCGCAGCGGCTGACAACACGCCCAGCGAAGGTGCTCCAGCAGCCGACACATCAACTACGAGCACGGGCGGCGCCGCGCCAGCCGAGCCCCAATCCACCACGACCGAGATCAGCCCAGAACAGCGGCGGCAGGCTCACAGCGAGCGCGTCATGGCCCGTATCGATGCAGCCATTGCATTTGCCAGCCAGCAGCAAGCCAAGGAGATCGTCCTACTGGGGCACGGCAGCGGCGCCTACTGGGCAGCGCGCTATTTGAGCGAGCGCAAGCCGGACAACATCCACAATCTGTTGATCGTCGCCGCGGAAGTGCCGGCAGGGTTCGCCCCACCACTCGACGAACTGGTTCCGCAATTGCCCGTGGCGACAGGGGATTTCTACTACAAGGATCAGCCGAGTGATCGCAATGCAGCGTTGAAACGTCTGCAAGCCAGCAAGCGAGCCAAGTTACCTACTTATATACAGGTGGCCATGAAAGCCCTGCCGGGTAACCTGGACGTTCAGGAAGAACAGCTGTTTCGACGTTTACGCGGCTGGCTCAAACTGCACATTCACGCCGCTGGGTAA